One genomic segment of Plasmodium cynomolgi strain B DNA, chromosome 14, whole genome shotgun sequence includes these proteins:
- a CDS encoding RNA polymerase subunit 8c (putative) → MASNILFEDRFVISSVDNSKFEKVSRIKAKSTGYDAELILDVHSELFKVEEKKAIYLALQDKILNKNDDKIWEQGENIALNNIEYIMSGRIFKFEELSSERRTVYASFGGLMMALTTDKQFIGDLEIDMKIYLLTKNVDIERA, encoded by the exons ATGGCGTCAAATATTTTGTTCGAAGATCGCTTTGTGATAAGCAGTGTAGATAATTCCAAGTTTGAGAAAGTCAGCAGAATTAAGGCGAAAAGTACAGGATATGATGCGGAATTAATTCTTGATGTTCATTCGGAGTTGTTTAAAGTagaggaaaagaag GCTATTTACCTGGCTCTACaagacaaaattttgaataaaaatgatgataaaatATGGGAGCAAGGCGAAAACATTGCTTTGAATAACATTGAGTACATTATGAGTGGCAGGATTTTTAAGTTCGAAGAGTTGTCCTCGGAGAGGAG GACCGTTTACGCCTCCTTCGGCGGACTCATGATGGCCCTGACAACTGACAAGCAGTTTATCGGAGACCTCGAGATTGACATGAAAATTTACCTGCTCACGAAAAATGTGGACATTGAAAGGGCATGA
- a CDS encoding dynein light chain 1 (putative) codes for MADRKSNKNAVVKNVDMTEEMQIDAIDCANQALQKYNVEKDIAAHIKKEFDRKYDPTWHCVVGRNFGSYVTHETKNFIYFYIGQVAILLFKSG; via the coding sequence ATGGCGGATAGAAAATCAAACAAGAATGCAGTTGTCAAGAATGTAGATATGACGGAAGAAATGCAAATTGATGCCATCGATTGTGCCAACCAggctttgcaaaaatataatgtcgAAAAGGATATTGCAGcccatataaaaaaagaatttgacAGAAAATATGACCCAACATGGCACTGCGTAGTGGGCAGAAACTTCGGGTCTTATGTTACACACGAAACtaagaattttatttatttttacattggACAAGTAGCTATACTGCTGTTTAAGTCGGGCTAA